One stretch of Segatella copri DNA includes these proteins:
- a CDS encoding ATPase produces MKILIADSGSTKTDWALVDEQGNVMVTCKTQGISPIHQSDAEILDVLCKELVLSEQPQEVFFYGSGVTEAMKSRMKSLLQQSFPEAKVEAEGDMLGAARALFGKKPGIACILGTGANSCLYDGEKIVMNTPPLGYILGDEGSGAVIGKLFLNGIFKGTLPVSLKNKYLAWSGLDYPTIINKVYRQPLANRFLASICPFISEQIAEGEKHENGTDELNEAMSLYRMILESFNQFYAKNLTPYIKYVKASTEDISQLEPGMKAWHSSLEEEIPMLGFVGSIAHYFESPLRNVMEDEFHLKISQILKAPMPGLIKYHIN; encoded by the coding sequence ATGAAGATACTCATAGCAGATAGTGGCAGCACCAAGACCGATTGGGCTCTGGTTGATGAACAGGGTAACGTGATGGTTACCTGTAAGACGCAGGGCATCAGTCCGATTCATCAGAGTGATGCCGAGATTTTGGATGTATTGTGTAAGGAACTTGTTCTGTCAGAGCAGCCTCAGGAGGTTTTCTTTTATGGCAGTGGTGTAACCGAGGCGATGAAGTCTCGCATGAAATCACTCTTGCAGCAGTCTTTCCCCGAAGCCAAGGTTGAGGCTGAAGGTGATATGCTGGGAGCAGCCCGTGCCCTGTTTGGCAAGAAACCGGGTATCGCCTGTATTTTGGGAACCGGTGCCAACAGTTGTCTTTACGATGGAGAGAAGATTGTGATGAACACGCCTCCGTTGGGATATATCCTGGGCGATGAGGGTAGTGGGGCAGTAATCGGCAAACTTTTCCTCAATGGTATCTTCAAGGGCACATTGCCTGTATCGCTAAAGAATAAATATCTTGCCTGGTCGGGTTTGGATTATCCTACTATTATTAATAAGGTGTACAGACAGCCGCTTGCCAATCGCTTCCTTGCTTCCATCTGTCCTTTTATCTCAGAACAGATAGCAGAAGGTGAGAAACACGAGAACGGGACTGACGAACTGAATGAAGCCATGTCACTCTATCGTATGATATTGGAGAGCTTCAATCAGTTCTATGCAAAGAATCTCACACCTTATATTAAATATGTCAAGGCGAGCACCGAAGATATAAGTCAGTTGGAGCCAGGCATGAAGGCATGGCATTCATCCTTGGAAGAAGAAATCCCAATGCTTGGTTTTGTTGGAAGCATAGCTCATTACTTTGAATCACCTTTGAGAAATGTGATGGAGGATGAGTTTCATCTCAAGATTTCCCAGATTTTGAAAGCTCCGATGCCGGGGTTGATAAAATATCATATTAATTAA
- a CDS encoding SusC/RagA family TonB-linked outer membrane protein: MRKTSQKFSQSHMLCKVALVAIMLVFQAMLGIGAGVLNAQTVKGTVISGSDNEPLIGASVMVQGTKTGAVTDLDGNFTIEAKNGQTLEVSYLGFITQKIKVTGSTINVTLNEDKQSLDEVVVVGYGVQKKKLVTGATVQLKGDDIAKLNTTNPLSAMQGQTPGVNIVSTSGQPGAAMSVTIRGLGTVGNSQPLYLIDGVGGDITTLNPADIESIDVLKDAASAAIYGAQAANGVVLVTTKSGKEGSSKITYDGYVGWQTLGRQISMLNASEYMTIMDEARLNSGMSPVDWMSLRGIRNAEGVINNTDWIDQAVDNGALTTSHSLAFTGGSKTSTYSISGGYTGQDGLIGGSDVSYYKRYNLRANSEHKMFNGLVTVGEHVGFVYKDSRGMNTGNIYNNNLRGAFTTSPLVPVYDANGNFNSTESSDWNVNDGNPYGTMMMNRYNQSKSTSVDANVYVQIEPIKNLKFKTVFAVNYGGSDYRSYSPVYKFTPQSGNGITKVSQSDGSGISLVWTNTLTYDFNIKEHHINALIGSETSKYDGSSSGSTGYGLTAGFNDWDHAYVKNTDQSSSDRTISGAPYNPTRGQSFFARLGWSWKDRYMVNATMRADGSSKFARGNRWGYFPSVSAGWTLTEEKFMKSTASWLDFLKLRLSWGQVGNANVNCFQYLAPVTTSKTNYNFGATGGTDAWVMGAYTSRLANEKVKWETSEQYNLGIDARFLRQRLSLTFDTYIKNTKDWLVQAPVLATAGTQGPVINGGDVKNKGVELGLSWNDQIGKDFVYSVGANFAYNHNEVGNIPTLDGIIHGATNQIYQNAEEFYRAENGHAIGYFWGYKTAGIFQSQQDINNWIAAGNGVLQSNVQPGDVKYVDVNHDGAINANDKVDLGNGLPKYTFGFNFTLGYKGFDLSANFTGAAGFQIAQSYRDPSGSQGNYSHRILGRWTGEGTTNEMPRVTYGDVGNWLFSDLYLQDGDYIRLQNLTLGYDFKKLISWKGLSKLRLYFQVQNLFTLTKYDGMDPEIGSYNGTDGNSSDSWVSGVDMGYYPHPRTFIVGVNVAF; encoded by the coding sequence ATGAGAAAAACATCTCAGAAATTCTCGCAGAGCCACATGCTCTGCAAAGTTGCTCTGGTAGCCATCATGTTGGTGTTCCAGGCAATGTTAGGAATCGGAGCGGGTGTCCTCAATGCTCAGACGGTTAAGGGTACTGTCATCTCTGGCAGTGACAATGAACCATTGATTGGTGCAAGTGTCATGGTACAGGGTACAAAGACGGGTGCCGTTACTGACCTGGATGGTAACTTTACCATTGAAGCAAAGAATGGACAAACACTCGAAGTTTCGTATCTGGGCTTTATCACCCAAAAGATTAAAGTTACAGGTTCGACAATCAACGTAACCTTAAATGAAGACAAGCAGTCACTTGATGAAGTTGTCGTAGTAGGTTACGGTGTTCAGAAGAAAAAGCTGGTGACGGGTGCTACCGTTCAGTTGAAGGGTGACGACATCGCCAAGCTTAACACCACCAACCCTCTTTCTGCCATGCAGGGACAGACACCTGGTGTTAACATCGTTTCTACTTCTGGTCAGCCAGGTGCAGCCATGAGTGTTACCATTCGTGGTTTGGGTACCGTAGGAAACTCTCAGCCTCTTTACTTGATTGATGGTGTGGGTGGTGATATCACAACCTTGAACCCTGCCGACATCGAGAGCATCGACGTGTTGAAGGATGCTGCTTCTGCTGCTATCTATGGTGCACAGGCTGCCAATGGTGTAGTCCTCGTTACAACCAAGAGCGGTAAGGAAGGTTCTTCCAAAATTACATACGATGGATATGTAGGTTGGCAGACTCTGGGGCGCCAGATAAGTATGCTCAATGCCTCTGAGTATATGACAATTATGGATGAGGCTCGCCTCAACTCAGGTATGTCTCCTGTTGATTGGATGTCTTTGAGGGGTATTCGTAATGCAGAGGGTGTTATCAATAATACAGACTGGATTGACCAGGCTGTAGATAATGGTGCATTGACCACAAGCCACAGTTTGGCCTTTACCGGTGGTAGCAAGACTTCTACTTATTCTATTTCTGGTGGTTATACAGGACAGGACGGTCTCATTGGCGGTTCTGACGTTTCTTATTATAAAAGGTATAACCTTCGTGCCAATTCAGAGCATAAAATGTTCAATGGTTTGGTTACTGTAGGTGAGCATGTAGGCTTTGTTTATAAGGATAGCCGTGGTATGAACACAGGTAATATTTATAACAATAACCTTCGTGGTGCTTTTACAACCTCTCCTTTGGTTCCTGTTTATGATGCCAATGGTAACTTTAATTCTACAGAGAGTTCTGACTGGAATGTGAATGATGGTAACCCTTATGGTACCATGATGATGAACCGTTACAATCAGAGCAAGTCTACTTCTGTTGATGCAAATGTATATGTTCAGATTGAGCCTATCAAGAACTTGAAGTTTAAGACAGTCTTTGCTGTTAATTACGGTGGTTCAGACTATCGTTCTTATTCTCCTGTTTATAAGTTTACTCCACAGAGTGGTAATGGTATCACTAAGGTTAGTCAGAGTGATGGTAGTGGTATCTCTCTGGTTTGGACTAATACCCTGACTTATGATTTCAATATCAAGGAACATCATATTAATGCCTTGATTGGTAGCGAGACTTCTAAGTATGATGGTAGCTCTTCTGGTAGTACCGGTTATGGCTTGACAGCTGGTTTCAATGATTGGGATCATGCTTATGTCAAGAACACCGACCAGAGTTCAAGCGACCGTACCATCAGCGGTGCTCCATATAACCCTACTCGTGGACAGTCTTTCTTCGCTCGTTTGGGCTGGTCATGGAAAGACCGTTATATGGTTAATGCAACCATGCGTGCCGATGGTTCTTCTAAGTTTGCAAGAGGCAACCGTTGGGGTTACTTCCCATCTGTTTCTGCAGGTTGGACATTGACAGAGGAAAAGTTCATGAAGTCTACTGCTTCTTGGTTGGATTTCTTGAAACTCCGTCTCTCTTGGGGTCAGGTAGGTAATGCCAATGTCAACTGCTTCCAGTATTTGGCTCCTGTTACAACATCCAAAACCAACTACAACTTTGGTGCTACCGGTGGTACAGATGCCTGGGTAATGGGTGCATACACTAGCCGCTTGGCAAATGAGAAAGTGAAGTGGGAGACTTCTGAACAGTACAATCTCGGTATCGATGCACGTTTCCTCCGTCAGCGTCTTTCTCTGACATTCGATACTTATATCAAGAACACCAAGGATTGGTTGGTACAGGCTCCAGTATTGGCAACAGCCGGTACTCAAGGTCCAGTCATCAATGGTGGTGATGTAAAGAATAAGGGTGTCGAACTTGGTCTTTCCTGGAATGATCAGATTGGCAAGGACTTTGTTTATAGTGTAGGTGCCAACTTCGCTTACAACCACAATGAAGTAGGTAATATTCCTACATTGGATGGTATCATCCATGGTGCTACCAACCAGATTTATCAGAATGCAGAAGAGTTCTATCGTGCAGAGAATGGTCATGCAATCGGTTACTTCTGGGGTTACAAGACAGCAGGCATCTTCCAGAGCCAGCAGGATATCAATAATTGGATTGCTGCCGGTAATGGTGTGCTCCAGTCAAATGTACAGCCTGGTGATGTAAAGTATGTTGATGTTAACCATGATGGTGCTATCAATGCTAATGATAAGGTTGATCTGGGTAATGGTCTTCCTAAGTATACTTTCGGTTTCAATTTTACCCTTGGTTATAAGGGCTTTGATTTGAGTGCAAACTTCACTGGCGCTGCCGGTTTCCAGATTGCACAGTCTTATCGTGATCCTAGTGGTTCACAGGGCAATTACAGTCATCGCATTTTAGGCAGATGGACAGGTGAGGGTACAACCAATGAGATGCCTCGTGTTACATACGGAGACGTAGGTAACTGGTTGTTCTCAGACCTCT